Proteins from a single region of Candidatus Eisenbacteria bacterium:
- a CDS encoding acyl-CoA dehydrogenase family protein: protein MIDFGLSEDQEALQRAAREFLAAECPPALARANAVDGDGIPRALYKKMAELGWMGLAVPEKLGGLGLATLDLVLVLEEIGRAVVPGPFLPTQLVIAALLKAGTAEQRAHWLPRFLAADAFGTFALAEGDQAVEPAGVQVSAKKTKAGWVLNGTKLFVQDAPGADVLLVAARTKAGNKEAGVSLFLVERGTKGLRVRPQDGFDLTRRIGEVTLKNAFVPKSALVGPEGKAWPIVARLIDLACIGIAADSLGGAWRTIEMAVEYAKMREQFGRKIGSFQALKHIAAEMVADVEPSRSLLWYAAYAYDARPAKESSCAAAMAKAALGDIYSRTARRAVEMHGGIGFTWEFDLHLWFKRAHVNEVAYGDPVFHRERVAALEGF, encoded by the coding sequence ATGATCGACTTCGGCCTCTCCGAAGACCAGGAGGCGCTGCAACGCGCGGCCCGCGAGTTCCTGGCCGCCGAGTGCCCGCCCGCGCTCGCGCGTGCGAACGCGGTCGACGGCGACGGCATCCCGCGCGCGCTCTACAAGAAGATGGCCGAGCTCGGCTGGATGGGCCTCGCGGTCCCCGAGAAGCTGGGCGGCCTCGGACTCGCGACGCTCGACCTCGTGCTGGTGCTGGAGGAGATCGGGCGCGCGGTCGTGCCCGGGCCGTTCCTGCCGACGCAGCTCGTGATCGCCGCGCTCTTGAAGGCCGGTACCGCCGAGCAGCGCGCGCACTGGCTGCCGCGCTTCCTCGCCGCCGACGCCTTCGGCACCTTCGCGCTCGCCGAGGGCGACCAGGCGGTCGAGCCGGCCGGCGTGCAGGTGAGCGCGAAGAAGACGAAGGCCGGGTGGGTCTTGAATGGCACCAAGCTCTTCGTCCAGGACGCGCCGGGCGCCGACGTGCTCCTGGTCGCGGCGAGGACGAAGGCGGGGAACAAGGAAGCCGGCGTGTCGCTCTTCCTCGTCGAGCGCGGCACGAAAGGCCTCCGCGTCCGCCCGCAGGACGGCTTCGACCTCACGCGACGGATCGGCGAGGTCACGTTGAAGAATGCGTTCGTGCCGAAATCGGCGCTGGTCGGGCCCGAGGGCAAGGCCTGGCCGATCGTCGCGCGCCTCATCGACCTCGCCTGCATCGGGATCGCCGCCGACAGCCTCGGCGGCGCCTGGCGGACCATCGAGATGGCGGTCGAGTACGCGAAGATGCGCGAGCAGTTCGGCCGCAAGATCGGCTCGTTCCAGGCGCTCAAGCACATCGCCGCCGAGATGGTGGCGGACGTGGAGCCCTCGCGTTCGCTGCTCTGGTACGCGGCCTACGCCTACGACGCGCGACCGGCGAAGGAATCGTCGTGCGCGGCCGCGATGGCGAAGGCCGCGCTCGGCGACATCTACAGCCGCACGGCGCGGCGGGCGGTCGAGATGCACGGCGGCATCGGCTTCACGTGGGAGTTCGACCTGCACCTGTGGTTCAAGCGGGCGCACGTGAACGAGGTCGCCTACGGGGACCCCGTCTTCCACCGCGAGCGGGTCGCGGCGCTCGAAGGGTTCTGA
- a CDS encoding acyl-CoA dehydrogenase family protein has translation MDLTDSPEHVAFRKEVRAWLKKHVPAWRKDRSGDSLEYDDPRRIERAKEWQRKLYHAGYVAMGWPKEYGGQGADVMQQTIVNEELTRASAPTLIGMMGLQMVGPTLVMHGTEEQKRTYLPKILGADELWCQGYSEPGSGSDLASLKTRAALEGDHFVVNGQKIWTSGAQYADRMFCLVRTDPEAPKHKGISYILIDMKSPGITVRPLVQMTGDRGFNEVFFEDVRVPRTNLVGKLNDGWTVANSTLFHERNMLASTTRTQILFDNLVRRARAEKRGGRAATKDPIVRQRLADLAIRVETMRLEGYRQLTDALRKRPPGINASVNKLVTCELNHQIDRAALEIMGEAGWLTKKDPHVRDAGIWPTDYMFALGLIIGGGTAQIQKNIIAERGLGLPREARPS, from the coding sequence ATGGATCTCACGGATTCCCCCGAGCACGTCGCGTTCCGCAAGGAAGTGCGTGCGTGGCTCAAGAAGCACGTCCCCGCCTGGCGCAAGGATCGCTCGGGCGATTCGCTCGAGTACGACGACCCCAGGCGCATCGAGCGAGCCAAGGAGTGGCAGCGCAAGCTCTACCACGCCGGCTACGTCGCGATGGGCTGGCCGAAGGAATACGGCGGCCAGGGCGCCGACGTGATGCAGCAGACGATCGTCAACGAGGAGCTGACGCGCGCGAGCGCGCCGACGCTGATCGGCATGATGGGTCTGCAGATGGTCGGTCCGACCCTCGTCATGCACGGCACCGAGGAGCAGAAGCGCACCTACCTGCCGAAGATCCTCGGCGCCGACGAGCTGTGGTGCCAGGGCTACTCGGAGCCGGGCTCGGGCTCGGATCTGGCCTCGCTCAAGACGCGCGCCGCGCTCGAGGGCGACCACTTCGTCGTGAACGGCCAGAAGATCTGGACGTCGGGCGCCCAGTACGCCGATCGCATGTTCTGCCTCGTCCGCACCGACCCCGAAGCGCCGAAGCACAAGGGCATCTCGTACATCCTGATCGACATGAAGTCGCCCGGCATCACGGTGCGCCCGCTCGTCCAGATGACGGGCGACCGTGGCTTCAACGAGGTGTTCTTCGAGGACGTCCGCGTGCCGCGCACGAACCTCGTGGGCAAGCTCAACGACGGCTGGACGGTCGCCAATTCGACGCTGTTCCACGAGCGCAACATGCTCGCCTCGACGACGCGCACGCAGATCCTGTTCGACAACCTCGTCCGCCGCGCGCGAGCCGAGAAGCGCGGCGGCCGGGCGGCGACGAAGGACCCGATCGTGCGCCAGCGGCTGGCCGACCTCGCCATCCGGGTCGAGACGATGAGGCTCGAGGGCTACCGGCAGCTCACGGACGCGCTGCGCAAGCGGCCGCCCGGCATCAACGCGTCGGTGAACAAGCTCGTCACCTGCGAGCTGAACCACCAGATCGACCGCGCCGCGCTCGAGATCATGGGCGAGGCGGGCTGGCTCACCAAGAAGGATCCGCACGTCCGCGACGCCGGCATCTGGCCGACCGACTACATGTTCGCGCTCGGGCTCATCATCGGCGGCGGCACCGCCCAGATCCAGAAGAACATCATCGCCGAGCGTGGCCTCGGCCTGCCGCGCGAGGCGCGCCCCTCATGA